A genome region from Tolypothrix sp. PCC 7712 includes the following:
- a CDS encoding ABC transporter permease produces the protein MSRSKALQYYIASRLLLAPLQLLTIITIVFLLLRATPGDPADAILGGRAPESAKAELRKQLGLDLPLWLQYLNYLGNLLRFDLGTSLTSRGQNVGDIIGQYFPATVELAVCSMAVALIVGILVGTLSASRPGTAVDASGRLFGIITYALPMFWAGMILQLIFSVQLRWFPNSNRFPPNLPAPSHITGLYTLDSLLAGNFSQFFTSLHHIALPSLTLGILLSGIFERIVRVNLKQTLQADYVEAARARGIPENKILVSHALKNALIPVITVLGLTFASLLGGAILTEVTFSWPGLANRLYQAISDRDYPTVQGVLVFFGAIVVTASILIDILNAYVDPRIRY, from the coding sequence ATGTCTCGATCCAAAGCTCTACAATATTACATTGCTTCGCGGTTACTATTAGCGCCACTCCAGCTATTAACTATTATCACTATCGTATTTCTTTTACTCAGAGCAACACCAGGCGATCCCGCAGATGCAATTTTGGGCGGACGTGCGCCAGAAAGTGCAAAAGCAGAATTACGCAAACAACTAGGTTTAGATTTACCTTTGTGGTTACAGTATTTAAATTATTTAGGAAATCTACTGCGCTTTGATTTAGGAACTTCTTTAACAAGCCGAGGACAAAATGTTGGGGATATTATCGGGCAATATTTTCCCGCGACAGTAGAGTTAGCTGTATGTAGTATGGCAGTTGCTTTAATTGTGGGAATTTTAGTTGGGACGCTTTCGGCTTCTCGTCCTGGAACCGCTGTTGATGCTAGCGGACGTTTATTTGGAATTATTACTTATGCTCTCCCGATGTTTTGGGCAGGAATGATTCTGCAGTTAATTTTCTCTGTACAACTACGTTGGTTTCCCAATTCTAACCGCTTTCCGCCAAATCTTCCGGCTCCTAGTCATATTACTGGTTTGTATACCCTTGATAGCTTACTTGCTGGTAACTTCAGTCAATTTTTCACATCATTGCACCATATTGCACTTCCTAGTTTGACTCTGGGAATTTTGTTGAGTGGAATTTTTGAACGCATAGTGCGCGTCAATTTAAAGCAAACTCTACAAGCAGATTATGTAGAAGCTGCTAGAGCCAGAGGTATTCCAGAAAATAAAATTTTAGTTTCCCATGCTTTGAAAAATGCCTTAATTCCAGTCATTACAGTTTTGGGGCTAACCTTTGCTTCTTTGTTAGGTGGAGCAATTTTAACTGAAGTTACATTTTCTTGGCCTGGGTTAGCTAACCGATTGTATCAAGCAATTTCCGATCGCGATTATCCTACAGTTCAGGGAGTACTAGTATTTTTTGGTGCGATCGTTGTCACCGCTAGCATTTTAATTGATATTTTAAATGCTTATGTCGATCCGCGAATTCGCTATTAG
- a CDS encoding HAD family hydrolase, whose translation MATIKCRNITFPNIKAVIFDKNGTLEDSEAYLRSLAQRTARLIDAQIPGIGEPLLMAFGVNNNNLNPAGLMAVASRRETEIAAAAYIAETGRGWFESLKISRHALDEAEKYIGQTPSQLFVGSLEVIKSLSQAGIKLGILSAATTQEVQMFVEHHQLGSYLQLEMGVDEGPSKPDPILFLQACQALGVEPSATLMIGDSVGDMQMARNAKAAGCVGITWINKTDHVQGADVVINQLDEIQISRV comes from the coding sequence TTGGCAACTATTAAATGTAGAAATATCACATTTCCAAATATCAAAGCAGTGATATTTGACAAAAACGGTACCTTAGAAGACTCAGAAGCTTATTTGCGATCGCTTGCCCAAAGAACAGCACGCTTAATCGACGCACAAATCCCCGGTATTGGAGAACCCCTATTAATGGCATTTGGCGTTAATAATAATAACCTTAACCCAGCAGGTCTAATGGCAGTCGCAAGTCGCCGCGAAACAGAAATTGCAGCAGCAGCATATATTGCTGAAACTGGTAGGGGATGGTTTGAGTCTTTAAAAATTTCCCGTCACGCTTTGGATGAAGCAGAAAAATATATTGGTCAAACACCTTCACAATTATTTGTGGGTAGCTTAGAGGTGATTAAATCTCTTTCACAAGCAGGAATAAAACTTGGTATTCTCTCAGCTGCAACAACTCAAGAAGTGCAAATGTTTGTAGAACATCACCAGCTAGGGAGCTATTTACAGCTAGAAATGGGAGTAGACGAAGGGCCAAGTAAACCAGATCCCATATTATTTCTACAAGCGTGCCAAGCTTTGGGTGTAGAACCCAGTGCCACACTCATGATAGGTGATTCTGTTGGTGATATGCAAATGGCACGTAATGCTAAAGCTGCAGGCTGTGTTGGCATCACTTGGATTAATAAAACAGATCATGTCCAAGGTGCAGATGTCGTTATTAATCAACTTGATGAAATTCAAATTAGCAGGGTGTAG
- a CDS encoding GIY-YIG nuclease family protein, whose product MTSGVYIMTNKVNGRRYIGYSENIESRFEANKRELKRGSFGKDYQQFIDDYQQFGEEAFMFGIIEVTANEASLMSKRSEQWKQIIQPEYNQ is encoded by the coding sequence ATGACAAGTGGCGTATATATAATGACTAATAAAGTCAATGGAAGGAGATATATAGGTTATAGCGAAAATATTGAATCACGTTTTGAAGCAAATAAACGAGAACTAAAAAGGGGTTCGTTTGGTAAAGATTACCAACAATTCATTGATGACTATCAGCAGTTCGGAGAAGAAGCTTTTATGTTTGGAATTATCGAAGTAACTGCGAATGAGGCATCACTGATGAGCAAGCGATCTGAGCAATGGAAACAGATTATTCAACCTGAGTATAATCAATAA
- a CDS encoding photosystem II reaction center protein T, producing the protein MESVAYILIFTLCIGVLFFAIAFREPPRIAKKDD; encoded by the coding sequence ATGGAAAGCGTTGCGTACATCTTAATTTTCACCCTGTGTATAGGAGTTCTCTTCTTTGCGATCGCATTTCGCGAACCCCCTCGCATTGCGAAAAAAGATGATTAG
- a CDS encoding ABC transporter substrate-binding protein: MTRFVLPVRRWRRMTQFLSLFCLCLLFVVSCSPRQQTTTSTSSPNSATGDGRITIGTTSKPRTLDPADAYELASLGLVFNMSDRLYTYEPGSTEIKPQLATALPKVSADGLTYSIPLRQGVVFHDGTPFNAEAMAFSIKRFIENKGKPSFLLADTVDSVKATSESELTIKLKKPFAAFPSLLAFSGVCPVSPKAYELGAGKFKPETFVGTGPYKLAAYGTDSLRLDVFDKYWGEKPANQGVNVQIQTSPVNLFNAFRTGAVDVAYLSLQPDQIRSLEEGAKKGDWQAITAQGSVVSYMVLNRNQKPLDKPEVRQAIASLIDRPLLNQRVLFNQADPLYSMIPTTFNVSQPLFKDQYGDGNVDKAKQLLTAAGFSKDNPAKVEVWYPASSPTRSLAAQTIKSLVDQKMEGILVLEAKTVEGATFFKEIGKGLYPSALLDWYPDFLDPDNYVQPFLACQKGSVAKGCEDGGSQTQGSFYYNEAVNKLIDQQRKEQNLEARKQIFTQIQTQVTTDVPYVPLWQNKDYVFAQKGVSNVQLDPTQNLVYKPIKK; this comes from the coding sequence ATGACCAGGTTTGTCTTACCAGTTAGACGATGGAGGAGGATGACACAATTCCTCTCTTTATTCTGTCTATGTTTACTATTTGTTGTGAGTTGTAGTCCTCGCCAACAGACAACTACTTCTACTAGTTCTCCGAACTCTGCTACAGGGGATGGCAGGATTACTATCGGGACGACATCTAAGCCAAGAACTCTAGATCCGGCTGATGCTTATGAATTGGCATCGTTGGGTTTAGTATTTAATATGAGCGATCGCCTCTATACTTATGAGCCAGGTAGTACGGAAATTAAGCCTCAACTGGCGACAGCATTACCCAAAGTCAGTGCAGATGGTTTAACTTACAGCATTCCTTTGCGTCAGGGAGTAGTTTTTCACGATGGAACTCCCTTTAATGCGGAAGCGATGGCTTTTAGTATTAAACGTTTTATTGAGAATAAGGGTAAACCTTCCTTCTTACTAGCGGATACAGTAGATTCAGTCAAAGCTACAAGCGAGTCTGAGTTAACTATCAAGCTAAAAAAACCTTTTGCAGCGTTTCCTTCTCTACTGGCATTTTCTGGGGTTTGTCCAGTTTCGCCAAAAGCTTATGAGTTGGGCGCAGGGAAATTTAAGCCAGAGACATTTGTCGGAACTGGCCCTTACAAATTAGCAGCCTATGGTACTGATTCGCTGCGTTTGGATGTATTTGATAAATATTGGGGTGAAAAACCTGCGAATCAGGGCGTTAATGTACAAATTCAGACTAGCCCAGTGAATTTATTCAATGCTTTCCGTACAGGTGCTGTAGATGTCGCTTATCTTTCTTTGCAACCTGATCAAATTCGCAGCTTGGAAGAAGGCGCAAAAAAAGGAGATTGGCAAGCGATTACCGCCCAAGGTAGTGTAGTCAGCTATATGGTACTGAACCGCAATCAGAAGCCTTTAGATAAACCAGAAGTAAGACAAGCGATCGCATCTCTAATTGATCGTCCATTGTTAAATCAGCGAGTCTTGTTTAATCAAGCTGATCCACTTTACAGCATGATTCCGACAACATTTAATGTTTCCCAACCTTTATTTAAAGATCAATATGGGGATGGTAATGTTGACAAGGCAAAACAACTATTAACGGCTGCTGGTTTTTCTAAAGATAATCCAGCAAAAGTAGAAGTTTGGTATCCCGCTAGTTCACCTACCCGAAGTTTGGCAGCACAGACAATAAAATCACTAGTCGATCAAAAAATGGAAGGCATACTAGTACTGGAAGCCAAAACTGTGGAAGGTGCTACCTTCTTTAAAGAAATTGGTAAGGGCTTGTATCCATCAGCTTTACTTGATTGGTATCCAGACTTTTTAGATCCAGATAATTACGTGCAACCATTTTTAGCTTGTCAAAAAGGTTCTGTTGCCAAGGGATGCGAAGATGGAGGAAGCCAAACTCAAGGTTCTTTCTATTACAACGAAGCTGTCAATAAACTAATTGATCAACAACGGAAAGAACAAAATCTAGAGGCACGTAAGCAAATATTTACCCAGATTCAAACACAAGTTACCACTGATGTGCCTTATGTTCCTTTATGGCAAAACAAAGATTATGTATTTGCCCAAAAAGGTGTCAGCAATGTTCAACTTGACCCCACGCAAAATTTAGTTTATAAGCCAATTAAAAAGTAA
- the psbB gene encoding photosystem II chlorophyll-binding protein CP47 yields MGLPWYRVHTVVLNDPGRLISVHLMHTALVAGWAGSMALYELAIYNPSDPVLNPMWRQGMFVLPFMARLGVTQSWGGWSVTGAPATDPGFWSFEGVAAAHIILSGLLFLAAVWHWVYWDLELFRDPRTGEPALDLPKMFGIHLFLSGLLCFGFGAFHLTGLYGPGMWVSDAFGVTGSVQPVAPEWGPDGFNPFNPGGVVAHHIAAGIVGIIAGLFHLTVRPPERLYKALRMGNIETVLSSSIAAVFFCAFVVAGTMWYGNATTPIELFGPTRYQWDQGYFRQEIQRRVQSDLAQGATLTEAWSKIPEKLAFYDYVGNSPAKGGLFRTGQMNKGDGIAQSWQGHAVFKDSEGRELTVRRLPNFFETFPVILTDADGVVRADIPFRRAESKYSFEQSGVTVSFYGGNLNGQTIKDPAEVKKYARKAQGGEIFEFDRETLNSDGVFRTSPRGWFTFGHAVFALLFFFGHLWHGARTIYRDVFAGVEADLEEQVEWGLFQKVGDKTTRRKEAL; encoded by the coding sequence ATGGGACTACCCTGGTACCGAGTACATACAGTCGTTCTGAATGATCCAGGACGACTGATTTCTGTACACTTGATGCACACAGCTCTAGTAGCAGGCTGGGCTGGTTCGATGGCACTCTACGAACTAGCTATTTACAACCCTAGCGATCCAGTTCTCAACCCTATGTGGCGTCAAGGGATGTTCGTGTTACCCTTCATGGCACGTTTGGGTGTAACTCAATCTTGGGGTGGTTGGAGCGTTACTGGCGCGCCAGCAACCGATCCTGGTTTCTGGTCTTTTGAAGGCGTTGCTGCTGCTCACATCATTCTTTCTGGTTTGTTGTTTTTAGCTGCAGTCTGGCACTGGGTTTACTGGGATTTGGAACTCTTTAGAGATCCTCGTACAGGTGAACCAGCTCTAGACTTGCCCAAGATGTTTGGTATTCACCTATTCTTATCTGGTCTACTCTGTTTCGGCTTCGGTGCTTTTCACCTCACTGGACTATATGGCCCAGGAATGTGGGTTTCCGATGCCTTTGGAGTCACAGGTAGCGTCCAACCAGTAGCACCTGAATGGGGGCCAGATGGGTTTAACCCCTTTAACCCTGGTGGTGTTGTTGCTCACCATATAGCTGCTGGTATCGTCGGCATTATTGCAGGCTTATTCCACCTCACAGTCAGACCACCCGAACGGCTTTATAAAGCTTTGCGGATGGGTAATATTGAAACCGTACTGTCCAGCAGTATTGCTGCGGTCTTCTTTTGTGCCTTCGTGGTTGCTGGTACTATGTGGTACGGTAACGCGACCACTCCCATTGAACTATTTGGGCCTACTCGTTACCAATGGGATCAAGGTTACTTCCGTCAAGAAATTCAGCGCCGCGTACAAAGCGACCTAGCTCAAGGTGCGACACTTACAGAAGCTTGGTCAAAAATTCCTGAAAAATTGGCCTTCTACGATTACGTCGGCAATAGCCCTGCCAAAGGCGGTTTATTCCGTACAGGTCAAATGAACAAGGGTGATGGTATTGCCCAATCTTGGCAAGGTCATGCAGTATTCAAAGATTCTGAAGGTAGAGAATTGACTGTACGTCGTCTGCCCAACTTCTTTGAAACTTTCCCAGTAATCTTGACCGACGCAGATGGTGTTGTTCGTGCTGACATTCCTTTCCGTCGGGCAGAATCCAAATATAGCTTTGAACAATCTGGTGTAACTGTTAGCTTCTATGGTGGAAATCTAAATGGACAAACCATCAAAGATCCCGCTGAAGTGAAGAAATACGCCCGTAAAGCTCAAGGCGGTGAAATATTTGAATTTGACCGGGAAACCTTGAACTCTGATGGGGTATTCCGCACTAGCCCCAGAGGTTGGTTTACCTTTGGACACGCTGTATTTGCTCTCTTATTCTTCTTTGGTCACCTTTGGCATGGCGCTCGTACAATCTACCGCGACGTATTTGCTGGTGTAGAAGCGGATCTAGAAGAGCAAGTGGAATGGGGTCTATTCCAAAAAGTGGGTGACAAGACAACCCGCCGTAAGGAAGCTCTCTAA
- a CDS encoding 30S ribosomal protein S1: MVNQNLTATEIGFTHEDFAALLDKYDYHFSPGDIVPGTVFSIEPRGALIDIGAKTAAYIPIQEMSINRVDSPEEVLQSNETREFFILTDENEDGQLTLSIRRIEYMRAWERVRQLQAEDATVRSGVFATNRGGALVRIEGLRGFIPGSHISTRKPKEELVGEELPLKFLEVDEERNRLVLSHRRALVERKMNRLEVGEVVIGTVRGIKPYGAFIDIGGVSGLLHISEISHEHIDTPHSVFNVNDEVKVMIIDLDAERGRISLSTKQLEPEPGDMIKNRDLVYDKAEEMAAKYREQLLAKQQGITSVAADALVEEEIPAAIEEEIPAAIEEEIPAAIEE; this comes from the coding sequence ATGGTCAATCAGAATTTAACCGCTACAGAAATTGGATTTACTCACGAAGATTTCGCTGCTCTACTTGATAAGTACGATTATCACTTTAGCCCTGGCGATATTGTACCAGGAACAGTTTTCAGTATAGAGCCGCGCGGCGCTCTGATTGACATAGGTGCGAAAACAGCAGCATACATACCTATACAAGAAATGTCTATTAACCGGGTAGATAGCCCGGAAGAAGTTTTACAATCTAACGAAACTCGGGAATTTTTTATTCTTACTGACGAAAACGAAGATGGTCAGCTGACCCTTTCAATCCGTCGTATTGAATATATGCGAGCATGGGAGCGCGTACGGCAGCTACAAGCTGAAGATGCTACTGTACGCTCTGGTGTGTTTGCTACTAACCGTGGTGGTGCGTTAGTGCGGATTGAGGGATTGCGTGGCTTTATTCCCGGTTCTCACATCAGCACTCGCAAACCTAAAGAAGAACTGGTAGGTGAAGAACTACCATTGAAATTCTTGGAAGTAGATGAAGAACGTAACCGCTTAGTGCTATCTCATCGTCGAGCGCTAGTTGAGCGGAAGATGAACCGCCTCGAAGTTGGTGAAGTTGTGATCGGTACAGTACGCGGTATTAAACCCTACGGTGCGTTCATTGATATCGGTGGTGTTAGTGGTCTGTTGCACATCTCCGAAATTTCCCACGAGCATATTGATACACCCCACAGTGTTTTCAACGTCAATGATGAAGTAAAAGTTATGATCATTGACTTGGATGCAGAAAGAGGTCGGATTTCCTTATCTACCAAACAACTGGAACCTGAACCTGGCGACATGATTAAAAATCGTGATTTGGTTTATGATAAGGCCGAAGAAATGGCAGCTAAGTATCGGGAACAGTTGCTAGCAAAACAGCAAGGAATTACTTCTGTAGCTGCTGATGCTCTAGTTGAAGAAGAAATTCCAGCAGCTATTGAAGAAGAAATTCCAGCAGCTATTGAAGAAGAAATTCCAGCAGCTATTGAAGAATAA
- a CDS encoding FAD-dependent oxidoreductase has translation MKCRRKLVYGKHSLISFSLISALLAPYSALIAAPPRNPDKTVNCEILVVGGGLSGVATAYEGLLAGRTVCLTEITDWLGGQISAQGTSALDERPTQRALKFYSRGYLELRDRIQRKYGKLNPGNCWVSDSCFLPRDAHTILTQMLKDAENKGKGKLQWFGSTVIKELDISSDGKIINSAIAIQHQPVKGALPLNTYPLSQTIEDSYTYANSSRFSKTIIRFVPKANQQTSPNWYVVDASETGEIIGLADVPYRLGIDARSYLEPSASSSENDPFCPQGFTYTFAMEATKEAQPQTMPAYYPQYAPYFSYELQRLANFDLVFTYRRIWSPTKGQPTKFGGINFTASSPGDISMQNWTWGNDYRPGTAADNLIYTRQQLESTGQLQPGGWMGGLRTDTLRKGEENALSYYYWLVAGTTDSQLGNGVKQPYPNHRLLTGLDSPMGTVSGLSKYPYMREGRRIIGRPSWGQASGFGIWEIDISRRDYNDEYYRKTLPADMYKQLRAALAGLEATSVISGQISPDKAMRRTRSTVFPDAIGIGHYAIDFHPCMTQSPPETPGNTERAGERRGAGQAYPFQIALRAMIPQKIDNLIVGGKSIGTSHIAAAAYRVHSFEWSAGAAAGTVAAFALKNAVAPYQLVDELPKSEPQLEALKRLLEQNGNPTAFPDTSIFNQNWNDWR, from the coding sequence ATGAAATGTAGACGAAAACTGGTTTATGGAAAGCATTCACTCATCAGTTTCAGCTTAATATCTGCTTTGCTTGCGCCTTATTCGGCATTAATTGCTGCACCACCGAGAAACCCAGATAAAACTGTAAATTGTGAAATATTAGTGGTGGGAGGCGGACTTTCGGGTGTCGCTACAGCTTACGAAGGTTTACTTGCAGGTAGAACTGTTTGTTTAACAGAAATTACCGACTGGCTGGGGGGACAAATTTCTGCTCAAGGAACCTCTGCATTAGACGAAAGACCGACTCAAAGAGCGCTGAAATTTTATTCTCGCGGTTATTTGGAATTACGCGATCGCATTCAGCGCAAGTACGGTAAACTCAATCCTGGTAATTGCTGGGTAAGTGACTCTTGCTTTTTACCCCGTGATGCTCACACCATTTTGACTCAGATGCTCAAAGATGCCGAAAACAAAGGCAAAGGCAAGTTGCAATGGTTTGGCAGTACAGTCATTAAAGAATTAGACATTAGTAGTGATGGGAAAATCATCAATAGTGCGATCGCTATTCAACATCAACCTGTAAAAGGCGCACTCCCTCTCAATACTTATCCTTTATCTCAAACCATTGAAGATTCTTATACTTACGCCAATTCATCCCGGTTTAGCAAAACAATTATCCGCTTTGTACCTAAAGCTAATCAACAAACATCTCCCAATTGGTATGTTGTAGATGCTAGCGAAACCGGAGAAATCATTGGACTAGCTGATGTTCCCTACCGATTAGGTATTGATGCTCGTTCCTACTTAGAACCTTCTGCTTCCAGCTCTGAAAACGACCCCTTTTGTCCTCAAGGCTTTACCTACACGTTTGCAATGGAGGCGACTAAGGAAGCACAGCCTCAGACAATGCCTGCATATTATCCCCAATATGCACCTTATTTCAGCTATGAATTGCAGAGGTTAGCAAACTTTGATTTAGTTTTTACTTACCGTCGGATTTGGAGTCCGACAAAAGGACAACCAACAAAATTTGGCGGTATTAATTTTACTGCTTCCTCACCTGGGGACATTTCCATGCAAAACTGGACATGGGGTAACGACTATCGCCCAGGAACGGCGGCTGATAACTTAATTTATACTCGCCAACAATTAGAAAGTACTGGACAGTTGCAGCCTGGTGGCTGGATGGGGGGACTGAGAACCGATACTCTAAGAAAAGGTGAAGAAAATGCCCTTTCCTATTACTACTGGCTAGTGGCTGGAACAACAGATTCCCAACTAGGAAACGGTGTCAAGCAGCCATACCCCAACCACCGTTTGTTAACTGGGCTAGATTCCCCAATGGGGACGGTATCTGGTTTGTCGAAATATCCTTATATGCGAGAAGGACGGCGGATTATTGGTCGTCCTAGCTGGGGACAAGCTTCTGGTTTTGGCATTTGGGAAATTGATATTTCTCGTCGTGACTACAATGACGAATATTACCGTAAGACGCTGCCAGCAGATATGTATAAGCAGTTAAGAGCAGCACTAGCAGGTTTAGAAGCAACATCGGTAATTTCTGGGCAAATTTCTCCAGATAAAGCCATGCGGCGAACTCGTTCTACTGTTTTCCCTGATGCTATTGGTATTGGTCACTATGCTATCGATTTTCATCCTTGTATGACCCAAAGCCCACCAGAAACACCTGGAAATACAGAACGTGCTGGTGAAAGACGCGGCGCAGGCCAAGCTTATCCTTTCCAAATAGCATTACGGGCGATGATTCCCCAAAAAATAGATAATTTAATCGTTGGTGGTAAAAGTATTGGTACTAGTCACATTGCTGCGGCTGCTTATCGTGTCCACTCCTTTGAATGGTCAGCTGGTGCGGCTGCGGGAACAGTTGCAGCTTTTGCCCTCAAAAATGCTGTAGCACCCTACCAACTAGTAGATGAGTTACCCAAATCCGAACCACAATTAGAAGCACTCAAACGTTTGTTGGAACAAAATGGCAATCCTACTGCCTTCCCTGACACCTCAATTTTTAATCAAAACTGGAACGATTGGCGGTAG
- a CDS encoding malic enzyme-like NAD(P)-binding protein: protein MADLTPNSSFSLTLRLQIPNRVGMLASVTQAIAASGGLLGQIDLIEQTRKESTRDITVDAASTEHAETIVQAVKALPHIHLLSVYDRTFNLHRGGKISIASRIPLKSVSDLAMAYTPGVGRICTAIAENPDEVYNLTIKKNTVAIVTDGSAVLGLGNLGPAAALPVMEGKAMLFKEFAGIDAFPICLATQDTDEIVRTVKNLAPVFGGVNLEDIAAPRCFEIERRLRQELDIPVFHDDQHGTAIVTLAALFNALKLVNKSLAEIRIVINGAGAAGVAIARLLRKAGAEKIWMCDSKGIISTSRTDLTEEKREFAVKAQGTLAGALQGADVFIGVSAPGVLTPEMVQSMTKDAIVFAMANPIPEIQPELVTNDVAVIATGRSDYPNQINNVLAFPGVFRGALDCQAKTITTTMYLEAAHAIASLVKPSDLNREHIIPSVFDERVASSVAAAVQQAARQEGIAHS from the coding sequence ATGGCAGACCTTACTCCTAATTCTAGTTTTAGTTTGACTCTGCGCTTGCAGATTCCCAATCGTGTTGGGATGTTAGCTTCAGTTACCCAGGCGATCGCAGCTAGTGGTGGACTACTCGGACAAATTGATTTAATCGAGCAAACCCGCAAAGAGTCTACTCGCGATATCACGGTTGATGCAGCTAGCACTGAACACGCGGAAACCATTGTACAAGCAGTCAAAGCACTACCACATATTCACTTGCTCAGTGTGTATGACCGCACCTTTAATTTGCATCGTGGCGGTAAAATCAGCATCGCTAGCAGGATTCCGCTAAAGAGTGTTTCTGACTTAGCAATGGCTTATACGCCTGGAGTAGGTCGCATTTGTACAGCGATCGCTGAAAATCCAGATGAAGTCTATAACCTCACTATCAAAAAAAATACAGTAGCTATTGTTACTGATGGTAGTGCTGTTTTAGGTTTAGGAAATCTCGGCCCGGCTGCTGCTCTCCCAGTTATGGAAGGGAAAGCAATGCTGTTCAAAGAATTTGCAGGTATTGATGCTTTCCCCATCTGCTTGGCAACCCAAGATACTGATGAGATTGTGCGGACAGTCAAAAATCTCGCTCCGGTTTTCGGTGGTGTGAATCTTGAAGATATCGCCGCTCCGCGCTGCTTTGAAATTGAAAGAAGGCTGCGTCAAGAATTAGATATACCCGTGTTTCACGATGACCAGCATGGTACAGCAATTGTCACCTTGGCGGCGTTGTTTAATGCTTTGAAGCTGGTAAATAAATCACTAGCAGAAATCCGCATTGTGATTAATGGTGCTGGCGCGGCTGGGGTAGCGATCGCACGCTTACTCCGCAAAGCTGGGGCAGAAAAAATCTGGATGTGTGACTCTAAAGGGATTATCTCCACCAGCCGTACTGATTTGACTGAAGAAAAGCGCGAATTTGCAGTTAAAGCCCAAGGTACATTAGCTGGTGCATTGCAAGGCGCAGATGTATTTATTGGCGTAAGCGCACCAGGAGTTTTGACTCCAGAAATGGTGCAATCAATGACAAAAGATGCGATCGTGTTTGCAATGGCTAATCCGATTCCCGAAATTCAGCCAGAATTAGTGACAAACGATGTAGCTGTAATTGCTACAGGTCGCAGTGATTATCCCAATCAAATCAATAACGTTTTGGCTTTCCCGGGAGTATTTCGCGGTGCATTAGATTGTCAAGCTAAGACAATTACCACCACTATGTATTTAGAAGCTGCACATGCGATCGCATCTTTAGTAAAGCCTTCAGATTTAAATCGGGAACATATCATTCCTTCCGTTTTTGATGAGCGAGTCGCCTCGTCTGTAGCGGCGGCTGTGCAACAAGCAGCGCGTCAAGAAGGTATTGCTCACAGTTGA
- a CDS encoding sensor histidine kinase, protein MDFSQTLIHKIDAIVDQWVEAVYEDEQIEATKELTFKAVRDSLPKVLTALATVLSESEKSDLQTVKDSLSQLAHELKTPLTSIIGYADLFLRQHRQKPELKDSYTNLESIERVMRSGRLILRLINDTLEISRYDAGRMILQPTVTDVRGLINSVVEIIEPLARNKELALVVDYDRVPDRVITDPLRLQQIITNLLSNAIRYTKSGSVRLHCEKVSEEQWAISVIDSGIGIPLDAQSQIFNPYFRAVSDRELQSSDGTGLGLAIVSHLVELMHGEIKVVSQPEQGSTFTVIFPLEAIARED, encoded by the coding sequence ATGGACTTTAGCCAAACTCTGATTCATAAAATTGATGCCATTGTTGATCAATGGGTAGAAGCGGTGTATGAAGATGAACAGATTGAAGCTACTAAAGAACTAACTTTTAAAGCTGTACGGGATAGCTTACCTAAAGTTTTAACAGCATTAGCAACAGTACTTTCTGAATCGGAAAAGAGCGATTTACAAACTGTAAAAGATAGCCTATCTCAGTTGGCCCATGAATTGAAAACTCCCCTGACATCAATTATTGGTTACGCAGATTTATTTCTCCGCCAGCATCGTCAAAAACCAGAACTTAAGGATTCATATACTAATCTTGAAAGTATCGAGCGAGTTATGAGGAGCGGTAGGCTGATTCTGCGGCTGATCAACGATACTTTGGAAATTTCGCGCTACGATGCTGGCAGAATGATATTACAGCCTACAGTGACTGATGTGCGTGGGTTAATCAACTCAGTTGTAGAAATTATTGAGCCATTAGCACGTAATAAAGAATTAGCTTTAGTTGTTGATTACGATCGCGTACCTGATAGAGTAATTACAGATCCGCTTCGGCTTCAGCAAATTATTACCAATCTCCTCAGCAATGCAATTCGCTATACCAAGTCTGGTAGTGTGCGTTTGCATTGTGAGAAAGTATCTGAGGAGCAATGGGCTATCTCTGTGATTGATAGTGGGATTGGGATTCCCCTAGATGCTCAATCACAAATCTTCAATCCCTATTTTCGTGCAGTCAGTGACCGAGAGCTACAAAGTTCTGATGGTACAGGGCTAGGGTTAGCGATTGTTTCGCACTTAGTAGAGTTAATGCATGGTGAAATCAAAGTAGTTTCACAGCCAGAACAAGGCTCTACATTTACAGTGATTTTTCCTTTGGAAGCGATCGCTCGCGAAGATTAA